ATATCCATTATTCAGAACTGCAACTAAAGAAATTGAAAAATAAAAGCAGCAGTGATAAATTTAACTCACCAATTCTGGCAGTAATCTCTCATTATATAGCCTCTGTTCTCTATCTGATTTAAGATAGGAATTACCACAAGAAGTTTCAATGATTGCACTGTTTCAGTTCTATTCTTCTGTGACACCTTCCTAATAAAGTCATTACCTCAGATGTTTCTAATTGACAGGTAAAGTAAAACTTTTAATACTTTTCTCCTGTATCTTTTTTTGTTTAAGGGCTTTTAAATCATAGACATGAAATTATTCAGGAAAATGTTGTTTCCAGGTCTCCTCTTGTACAGTATCATTCCTGAGTTAGCATCAGGGTGATAAAGTTTCTCAGCTTTCTTTGAACACTTCAACAGCATGCTATTACATCATTGTAAGGTTTGCTGCTGGTAAAGTAGCCACACGTGATTTTCTTTACCTTTCAACCCCATTTACATCAATAGATGTGTCATAGTGGGTCACCAGCAGTACAAAGTTAAATGTTTTTTCTTTTTTCTAATTTCTGTATTTTATTCTATTTCAGGTGAGGCAGTCAGATCCACACATTCTCCACGGTATCCTAGTCCAGCTGAACTTGATGCTTATGCCCAGAAGGTGGCTAACAATCCACTAACAATCAAGATCTTTCCTACAAATATCAGGGTTCCTCAGCATAAGCACCTTAATAGGACTGTAAATGGCTATGACACAACGGGGCAACGCTACAGTCCATATCCAGTACATTCTGGAGGATATCAAGGTCTTTTAGCTATTGTGAAGGTACATAGCAAAAGTGTGGTGAAAAGTACAGATGGCAAGAGGACGCGAATGTCCCCAGCACAAGTTGGAAATGGCAACATTGGAGCCTACCCAGTGCCAAGCACTTTAGCGCAGAGTCAATCCTGTACTGGGCAATTAAGTTACCATAGTAGCCAGAAACCTTTGGAGGGACCTGTTCCACCTAATGTGACTGTTGCCACATCTGTGATTCCATTAGGAGGACGAAACCTGGCACTGCAGCAGTCAAATCTGCCCTCCATTCAAAGTATTATCTACCAGATCAACCAGCAATGCCAGGCTCAGGCATCACAACAGGTTTCAGCTGCTGTTTGTCAGGGTGCTATAATTACCAATCCAAGCCCAGCTACGGCCAGCCGCAATGGTTTTACCAGTATGGTCAATGGCAGCGTGGTGTATGCTGGAACAGTCGTACCTGAATGTCGTGGAGGTGCAGAGTTGGCAACTGCTTCAAGTATAACCTCCACAACGGGACCTAAAGCTGGGAcctacccagatggaatggaTTATTTACTCTGGCAACAGAAACAGCAGATCCGTATGTATTCGggcagtggtggggggggagtaATCAGTAAATCGCCGGAGGTTTGTGGTGTCCCAAGACCATACACCTTGGCACCTACTGTTGAAAAAATTCCTTCATCTCCTTTGAACTGTGTGGGTATGCACTGTAATTTTTCTACAGGACAGTATCTAGCAGCCCCATGGAATAGTGTATTGGTGACACCAGACAGCGACTGTTATAACCCACAGGACCTCACGAATGGGCACCGTGACCTTGTCATTCAGCCTTCGGATGGACTCGCCAGTGTCTCCAGTAGAACGCTATGTAATACCTCTATTCTCAGTAGTAGTCTGCAGTCACTGGAGTATCTGATTAATGATATTCACCCACCCTGCATTAAAGAGCAAATGTTGGGTAAAGGATACGAGACAGTTTCAGTACCTCGATTGTTGGACCACCAAAATGCTCACATTCGACTACCGGTTTACAGATAGAAAGAACTGTTGTTCAGTAAGCTAGTACGATGGTGTTAAGTCTTTTAGAGAGGTACACAGAAATCTTCAGCCTCAATACTGTAGTTAAAGGCAAATGAAGTGGCGTGTTTAAAATGGCCCAGGTATTACACGATGCTGGAATGAGTCTGGGTTGACAAAAGCATGGAATCTGCTGGTATTAATAATGCAAGATGgcaatataagaaaaaaatacaataaaatggGGACTAGGATTTGACATTGGACAACAGAAGGCAAGGAGCTATTGGAAATGTGCAGAAAGCTTCGCCATATGTGCTGATGGGTCTGCATGCAGAAAAAGTTTAAATTAAAATCCTGCGCTCAATTCTGTGAACATGTGGTCCCGAGATCCTCCTCGCCATTGCTGCTTATCACTGTCATTGTCATCTTCATCTTTGCCATGATTACTACTGCCTAAATCAGAGTGGAGATTCGTTATTGCACTGTGTTGGAATTAAAAGTGGGGACAGTCTAAAATATTATAAAAGAAAGTATCTTGGAAAACTTGAACTTAATCcttgtttgatttttttaaattttgtgttGGCTGCTAATAAATGTTTTTTCCTCCTTAAATTTAGGGAAATGTTGAAGTTCATATGAGGGAATTGTTAGTTTTGACAGATTTTCTTACTGAAATACATGCCCACAATTGTGCTGAAGTAGCAAAGCAAGCTATAAGATGCAAGGGTTGATGGCATTGATAAAGACACTCAAAAGAATACTGTACCTGGTATTGCTGTTCTTTCCATAGGATTAGAAAACCCATTAGGTGTTAAAGTAAGTTGTAACAACACATTCCAGCAGAAACTGACTTGTCTATATACTGTTTTTAACCTTACAATTGAAATAAATGCCTGTTCAGCAAAATGGAACACTCAGAGATTGTGTGCTGCTGTGGTGAATAGCAAACACTAATATCTGATAACAGTTCCAAAGTAATAGTGGGTCATGGAAGAATGGCTAGGAAAGGGGGCAACCAGGCCTAGTTATTTTTCATTGTATTCACAATTATAATGTTACTGTATTCCACAAGGTAGTATACCATCTTTCTTCTTCCAGTTCCTCCTCACATTTGCTGCTTCTGGACTTTGCCAGCATTTTTCTTGAATTAGCCAATAATCCCTGAATGAACAAGCTTCACAGAGATCCACAAGGCCATTGACATTTTTTTAACATATACCTTTCTTCCTTACTTATTTCCTTGAAGAATTAACTGACCACTGCTCAGCTGCTAACTTAAAAACAAAAAGGGAAATAGTAAGATTATGTTTTGCATTTGAACTACCAGTCCTTTGGCTTTAATATCAAATGTTCATTAATAAAAGTTATTTCTAGACAGACAGCATTcagttttataaatgaactgcacTTTCACAATAGGTTTCTGTTTAACCAATATGTATTTGATTAGATTAATCAACTTTATTTCCTTCCAGCAGTTAAAATACTTAATAAGCTGTATCCTAGTCAAAGTTGATTCAATGTATTGACATTAATATGTATATTTTCTGCATCCACATCTCTCTTGTAGAAACCTTTGGCTCATGCATAAATTTTTTTCAACTGTATTGTATAATGCCTGTGAAAATTCCTTTGGACCACAGGGTTCAATTTTAATTTACCGTTTATGTTACAAAAATGAAATTCCTCCAATTTATCACAGCCCCACACCCCTAACCCACCCCCAACTCCAGCTACTATGTTCAAAGATGTACCTACTTTTTGTCAGCTTTTCACACTGTTATGCTGTACCCCTTTAATCCTGAAAATAGCAAACGGCTTCACATTTTTCCTCAAATTAGTTGATGTCTCATAAT
The genomic region above belongs to Hypanus sabinus isolate sHypSab1 chromosome 13, sHypSab1.hap1, whole genome shotgun sequence and contains:
- the fam222aa gene encoding protein FAM222A — translated: MDPETGRMVPVIRLVKENELLWSTFHSVGTEMIVTGRGRCLFPPIVITLHGLDPEKSYTLMVDMESSSDQRYSYTEERGWCPSAPARQQQSSGVYIHSDTPALGAELNDKPITFKLLKICTTNGADNKGMIPLTPMHKYRPRIHLIQNAEQLKSKLCSWTYCFPETEFIAVGHYHSKKMKMMKIEYNPYAKGALPHSSRRQKDMPQSVIVEGVDCGNRRSSSIMLACLQRTQNPPSQRLSCPSKTLEPLKCEAVRSTHSPRYPSPAELDAYAQKVANNPLTIKIFPTNIRVPQHKHLNRTVNGYDTTGQRYSPYPVHSGGYQGLLAIVKVHSKSVVKSTDGKRTRMSPAQVGNGNIGAYPVPSTLAQSQSCTGQLSYHSSQKPLEGPVPPNVTVATSVIPLGGRNLALQQSNLPSIQSIIYQINQQCQAQASQQVSAAVCQGAIITNPSPATASRNGFTSMVNGSVVYAGTVVPECRGGAELATASSITSTTGPKAGTYPDGMDYLLWQQKQQIRMYSGSGGGGVISKSPEVCGVPRPYTLAPTVEKIPSSPLNCVGMHCNFSTGQYLAAPWNSVLVTPDSDCYNPQDLTNGHRDLVIQPSDGLASVSSRTLCNTSILSSSLQSLEYLINDIHPPCIKEQMLGKGYETVSVPRLLDHQNAHIRLPVYR